A stretch of the Streptomyces venezuelae genome encodes the following:
- a CDS encoding LolA family protein, which yields MAANTKTFRKAARYAVPVAVIGVVGATVALVPAFANAGGPDLPKITAQELIEKIAASDVEQLSGTAKISTDLGLPKLAGGLLGGGGGVAGGSADPTDKVAQLASGTHTFKIAADGPDRQKLTFLDGKDEYSLTHNGKDVWGYDSKSNEVYHEKADEAAAAPERKTAERLPATPKQLAEEALKAAGTTTEVTVGDTAQVAGRDAYQLVLKPKQSGSTVDSVRIAVDAKNGVPLRFQLLSDKGGKPIVDAGFTQVDFKKPAADTFAFTPPKGAKVIEGDSEHGKDGKEFKGLESIPGLDGLTGGALDGKGGGEMKVLGEGWASVARIDSGTGKGLKELENDKNAPKEAKQFLDSLGDKATGKFGEGRIFSTRLVNALITDDGKVYIGAVTKDQLVKTANADK from the coding sequence ATGGCAGCGAACACGAAGACTTTCCGCAAGGCCGCGCGGTACGCCGTACCGGTCGCGGTGATCGGCGTGGTCGGCGCGACCGTCGCACTGGTCCCGGCCTTCGCGAACGCGGGCGGCCCCGACCTGCCGAAGATCACGGCTCAGGAGCTGATCGAGAAGATCGCCGCCTCGGACGTGGAGCAGCTGTCGGGCACCGCCAAGATCAGCACGGATCTCGGTCTGCCGAAGCTTGCGGGCGGACTGCTCGGCGGGGGCGGCGGGGTGGCCGGCGGATCGGCGGACCCGACGGACAAGGTGGCCCAGCTCGCCTCGGGGACCCACACCTTCAAGATCGCCGCCGATGGCCCGGACCGCCAGAAGCTGACCTTCCTGGACGGCAAGGACGAGTACAGCCTCACCCACAACGGCAAGGACGTGTGGGGGTACGACAGCAAGTCCAACGAGGTGTACCACGAGAAGGCGGACGAGGCAGCGGCTGCCCCGGAGCGCAAGACCGCGGAGCGGCTGCCGGCCACGCCCAAGCAGCTGGCCGAGGAGGCCCTGAAGGCGGCCGGCACCACCACGGAGGTCACCGTCGGCGACACCGCGCAGGTCGCCGGGCGGGACGCCTACCAGCTGGTGCTCAAGCCCAAGCAGTCCGGTTCCACCGTGGACTCGGTGCGGATCGCGGTGGACGCGAAGAACGGCGTGCCGCTGCGCTTCCAGCTGCTGTCCGACAAGGGCGGCAAGCCGATCGTCGACGCGGGCTTCACCCAGGTCGATTTCAAGAAGCCGGCCGCCGACACCTTCGCCTTCACCCCGCCCAAGGGCGCGAAGGTGATCGAGGGCGACTCCGAGCACGGCAAGGACGGCAAGGAGTTCAAGGGCCTGGAGTCCATCCCGGGCCTGGACGGTCTGACCGGCGGGGCGCTGGACGGCAAGGGCGGCGGCGAGATGAAGGTCCTCGGCGAGGGCTGGGCCTCGGTCGCCCGGATCGACTCCGGCACGGGCAAGGGCCTCAAGGAGCTGGAGAACGACAAGAACGCGCCCAAGGAGGCCAAGCAGTTCCTCGACTCCCTCGGGGACAAGGCCACCGGCAAGTTCGGTGAGGGCCGGATCTTCTCGACCCGTCTGGTCAACGCCCTGATCACGGACGACGGCAAGGTCTACATCGGCGCGGTCACCAAGGACCAGCTGGTGAAGACGGCCAACGCCGACAAGTAG
- a CDS encoding plasmid partition protein ParG translates to MSRHVTIRLDEEFHERLKARAAALGTTVTAMITEVTERELDEDRRNFLSGIEEFADHWGYFQERFGN, encoded by the coding sequence ATGTCGAGACACGTCACCATCCGCCTGGACGAAGAGTTCCACGAGCGCCTCAAGGCGCGTGCGGCGGCACTGGGCACGACGGTCACCGCGATGATCACCGAGGTCACCGAGCGCGAACTGGACGAGGACCGGAGGAACTTCCTCTCCGGGATAGAGGAGTTCGCCGATCACTGGGGCTACTTCCAGGAGCGGTTCGGGAATTGA
- a CDS encoding M28 family metallopeptidase, with the protein MSLSVPRRPAVLAAAALAVGSLVAAAAPTALAAPSAVTAPSAVAAAPTPPDIPVANVKAHLQQFSTIAANNGGNRAHGRPGYKASVDYVKAQLDAAGFTTTLQTFTTSGATGYNLIADWPGGDPNSVLMAGAHLDGVTSGPGINDNGSGSAALLENALAVSRAGLQPTKHLRFGWWGAEELGLIGSKYYVNNLPAAERSKLSGYLNFDMIASLNAGYFVYDDDPAIEQTFKNYFSGIGVPTEIETEGDGRSDHASFKNVGIPVGGLFTGASRTKSAAQAQKWGGTAGQAFDRCYHSACDTLASVNDTALDRNSDAIAYALWNLGAGTPVPPGKSFENTADVNIPDSPAAAVNSPITVSGVAGNAPATTKVDVNIVHTYRGDLVVDLVAPDGTVYNLHNRSGGSADNLVQSYTVNASSEVADGIWKLQVKDTAAQDIGYINSWKITF; encoded by the coding sequence ATGAGTCTGTCCGTTCCACGACGCCCTGCCGTCCTCGCCGCCGCCGCGCTCGCGGTCGGCAGCCTGGTCGCCGCCGCCGCTCCCACCGCGCTCGCCGCCCCCTCTGCGGTCACCGCCCCGTCAGCGGTCGCCGCGGCACCGACCCCGCCGGACATCCCGGTGGCCAACGTCAAGGCACACCTCCAGCAGTTCTCCACCATCGCCGCCAACAACGGCGGCAACCGCGCCCACGGGCGGCCGGGCTACAAGGCCTCGGTCGACTACGTGAAGGCCCAGCTGGACGCCGCAGGGTTCACCACCACCCTGCAGACGTTCACCACCAGCGGTGCGACCGGCTACAACCTGATCGCCGACTGGCCGGGCGGCGACCCCAATTCGGTGCTGATGGCCGGCGCGCACCTGGACGGCGTCACCTCCGGCCCGGGCATCAACGACAACGGATCGGGTTCGGCGGCTCTGCTGGAGAACGCCCTGGCGGTTTCGCGAGCCGGCCTCCAGCCCACCAAGCACCTGCGGTTCGGCTGGTGGGGCGCGGAGGAGCTCGGGCTGATCGGCTCGAAGTACTACGTCAACAACCTGCCGGCCGCCGAGCGGTCGAAGCTCTCGGGCTACCTGAACTTCGACATGATCGCCTCGCTGAACGCGGGCTACTTCGTCTATGACGACGACCCCGCGATCGAGCAGACCTTCAAGAACTACTTCTCGGGCATCGGCGTCCCGACGGAAATAGAGACCGAGGGCGACGGACGGTCGGACCACGCCTCGTTCAAGAACGTGGGCATCCCGGTCGGCGGCCTGTTCACCGGCGCCAGCCGGACGAAGTCCGCGGCCCAGGCCCAGAAGTGGGGCGGCACCGCCGGCCAGGCCTTCGACCGCTGCTACCACTCCGCCTGCGACACCCTGGCGAGCGTCAACGACACCGCCCTGGACCGCAACAGCGACGCCATCGCCTACGCCCTGTGGAACCTGGGCGCGGGCACCCCGGTGCCGCCCGGGAAGTCCTTCGAGAACACCGCGGACGTGAACATCCCGGACTCCCCCGCTGCCGCGGTGAACTCGCCGATCACGGTCTCCGGTGTCGCGGGCAACGCCCCGGCCACCACCAAGGTGGACGTGAACATCGTCCACACCTACCGCGGTGACCTGGTGGTCGACCTGGTCGCCCCGGACGGGACCGTCTACAACCTGCACAACCGCAGCGGCGGCAGCGCCGACAACCTCGTCCAGTCCTACACCGTCAACGCCTCCTCCGAGGTCGCCGACGGGATCTGGAAGCTCCAGGTCAAGGACACGGCCGCGCAGGACATCGGCTACATCAACAGCTGGAAGATCACCTTCTGA
- the rarD gene encoding EamA family transporter RarD — translation MKAENEQRTGLLYGIGAYGMWGLVPLFWPLLKPSDAVEILAHRMVWSVAVLGVILLALRRWSWIRTLVQQPRKLALTSLAAALITVNWGVYIWAVNNGQVVEASLGYFINPLVTIGMGVLVLGERLRPAQWTAVGIGAAAVLVLAIGYGRPPWISLVLACSFATYGLIKKKINMGGVESLAAETAILFLPALGYLLWLGGRDQLTFGSEGAGHAALLAATGLVTALPLICFGAAAIRVPLSTLGLLQYLAPVFQFALGVVYFHEAMPPERWAGFGLVWVALALLTWDALRAARRTRPPLEAAPLEPLPSQPAQPA, via the coding sequence GTGAAAGCGGAGAACGAGCAGCGCACGGGTCTGCTCTACGGAATCGGCGCCTATGGAATGTGGGGGCTGGTCCCCCTCTTCTGGCCGCTCCTCAAGCCCTCCGACGCCGTCGAGATCCTGGCCCACCGCATGGTGTGGTCCGTGGCGGTCCTGGGCGTCATCCTGCTCGCGCTGCGCCGCTGGAGCTGGATACGCACCCTCGTCCAGCAGCCCCGCAAGCTCGCCCTGACCTCCCTGGCCGCCGCCCTCATCACGGTGAACTGGGGCGTCTACATCTGGGCGGTCAACAACGGCCAGGTGGTCGAGGCCAGCCTGGGCTACTTCATCAACCCGCTCGTCACCATCGGGATGGGCGTCCTGGTCCTCGGCGAGCGGCTGCGGCCCGCCCAGTGGACGGCCGTCGGCATCGGCGCCGCCGCCGTGCTGGTGCTCGCCATCGGCTACGGCCGCCCGCCGTGGATCTCCCTGGTGCTCGCCTGCTCCTTCGCCACGTACGGGCTGATCAAGAAGAAGATCAACATGGGCGGGGTGGAGTCCCTGGCCGCCGAGACCGCCATCCTGTTCCTGCCCGCCCTCGGCTACCTGCTGTGGCTGGGCGGCCGGGACCAGCTGACCTTCGGCTCCGAGGGCGCCGGCCATGCCGCGCTGCTCGCCGCCACCGGCCTGGTCACCGCGCTGCCGCTGATCTGCTTCGGCGCCGCGGCCATCCGGGTCCCGCTCTCCACCCTCGGGCTGCTCCAGTACCTGGCACCGGTGTTCCAGTTCGCCCTCGGCGTCGTCTACTTCCACGAGGCGATGCCGCCCGAGCGCTGGGCCGGTTTCGGCCTGGTGTGGGTGGCGCTGGCGCTGCTCACCTGGGACGCGCTGCGGGCGGCGCGGCGCACCCGGCCCCCGCTGGAGGCGGCGCCGCTCGAACCGCTCCCGTCCCAGCCGGCGCAGCCCGCCTAG
- a CDS encoding 2-oxoacid:ferredoxin oxidoreductase subunit beta — protein MTETAAAPAGHSLLSLVPKAEARQSMKDFKSDQEVRWCPGCGDYAVLAAVQGFMPELGLAKENIVFVSGIGCSSRFPYYMNTYGMHSIHGRAPAIATGLASSRRDLSVWVVTGDGDALSIGGNHLIHALRRNVNLKILLFNNRIYGLTKGQYSPTSEVGKITKSTPMGSLDAPFNPVSLALGAEASFVARTVDSDRKHLTEVLRAAADHPGTALVEIYQNCNIFNDGAFEVLKDNEQALDAVIRLEHGQPIRFGADGGKGVVRDPATGDLQVVAVTPENEGRILVHDAHSASPTTAFALSRLADPDTLHQTPIGVFRSVERPVYDTQMADQLDTAIERFGKGDLGRLLTGNDTWTVIG, from the coding sequence ATGACTGAGACGGCGGCTGCACCGGCCGGCCATTCCCTGCTCTCCCTGGTCCCCAAGGCCGAGGCCCGGCAGTCCATGAAGGACTTCAAGTCGGACCAGGAGGTTCGATGGTGCCCGGGCTGCGGTGACTACGCGGTCCTGGCAGCCGTGCAGGGCTTCATGCCCGAGCTGGGGCTGGCCAAGGAGAACATCGTCTTCGTATCCGGAATCGGATGTTCCTCGCGGTTCCCGTACTACATGAACACGTACGGGATGCACTCCATCCACGGTCGCGCCCCGGCCATCGCCACCGGGCTGGCCTCCTCCCGCCGCGACCTGAGCGTGTGGGTGGTCACCGGTGACGGCGACGCGCTGTCCATCGGCGGAAACCACCTGATCCACGCCCTGCGGCGAAACGTCAACCTCAAGATCCTGCTGTTCAACAACCGGATCTACGGTCTGACCAAGGGCCAGTACTCACCCACCTCCGAGGTCGGCAAGATCACCAAGTCGACCCCGATGGGCTCCCTGGACGCGCCCTTCAACCCGGTGTCCCTGGCGCTCGGCGCCGAGGCCTCCTTCGTGGCGCGCACGGTGGACTCGGACCGCAAGCACCTGACCGAGGTGCTCCGGGCAGCCGCCGACCACCCGGGCACGGCGCTGGTGGAGATCTACCAGAACTGCAACATCTTCAACGACGGCGCGTTCGAGGTCCTCAAGGACAACGAGCAGGCGCTGGACGCCGTGATCCGGCTGGAGCACGGGCAGCCGATCCGGTTCGGCGCGGACGGCGGCAAGGGCGTGGTCCGGGATCCGGCCACCGGCGACCTCCAGGTCGTGGCGGTCACCCCGGAGAACGAGGGGCGGATCCTGGTCCACGATGCGCACAGCGCCTCGCCGACCACCGCTTTCGCGCTGTCCCGGCTCGCCGACCCGGACACCCTGCACCAGACCCCCATCGGGGTGTTCCGCAGTGTGGAGCGCCCGGTCTACGACACGCAGATGGCGGACCAGCTGGACACCGCCATCGAGCGGTTCGGCAAGGGCGACCTGGGCCGGCTGCTGACCGGCAACGACACCTGGACGGTCATCGGCTGA